The Planococcus versutus genome contains a region encoding:
- a CDS encoding phage replisome organizer N-terminal domain-containing protein, with translation MSDVKWIKLSTQMFEDEKIRLIESMPEADTILIVWVKLLSQAGRANNNGYIYLSETIPYTDEMLSTIFNRPLSTVRMALEVFRTFGMIDIDENHFISISNWEKHQNVAGLDKIREQTKKRVEKHRQAKKKQLAPPLKKGPENESNVTSNVSVTKDNATELELDLELELEKEVVVVDKSAGMAFRFYEQNISHLVPHIAERISIMIDESSEELVHEALKRSVEANARNKMNFADSILKSWSDQRIKTLADVVAADKEFDRRKRGSSNGTTSKDHAGASDEEWDGLSL, from the coding sequence ATGAGCGATGTTAAGTGGATAAAGCTTAGTACACAAATGTTTGAGGACGAAAAGATAAGACTGATTGAGAGTATGCCAGAGGCAGATACCATCTTAATCGTGTGGGTAAAGTTACTTTCGCAAGCAGGAAGAGCCAATAACAATGGCTATATTTACTTGAGCGAGACCATACCTTATACGGATGAAATGCTCTCAACAATATTTAATAGGCCTCTCTCCACGGTTCGAATGGCTTTAGAAGTGTTTCGTACCTTTGGAATGATTGATATTGATGAAAATCACTTTATCAGTATATCGAATTGGGAAAAGCATCAAAACGTTGCAGGACTCGATAAAATACGTGAACAAACGAAAAAACGAGTCGAAAAGCATCGGCAAGCTAAAAAAAAGCAATTAGCTCCACCACTTAAAAAGGGTCCTGAAAATGAAAGTAACGTTACAAGTAACGTTTCAGTAACGAAAGATAACGCAACAGAACTAGAACTAGATTTAGAACTAGAACTAGAAAAAGAAGTTGTTGTTGTAGATAAGAGCGCAGGAATGGCATTTCGCTTCTATGAACAAAACATCAGTCACTTAGTACCGCATATTGCCGAACGAATTTCTATCATGATTGATGAATCATCTGAGGAGTTGGTTCATGAGGCATTGAAACGTTCAGTCGAAGCCAACGCACGAAACAAAATGAACTTTGCTGACAGCATCTTGAAATCTTGGAGCGATCAACGTATTAAGACACTGGCAGATGTAGTTGCTGCGGATAAAGAATTCGACAGACGAAAGCGAGGGAGCTCGAATGGAACCACTTCAAAAGATCATGCAGGGGCTAGTGACGAAGAATGGGACGGACTCTCACTCTAA
- a CDS encoding recombinase RecT produces MATNEAVKNQLAQKSNGVAKKAVPPEQTLNALLKRMGPEIQRALPKHMDADRIARIALTAVRTTPKLLECDQTSFLAAIMQSAQLGVEPNTGLGQAYLIPYGKQVQFQLGYKGLIDLAVRSGQYKAIYAHEVYADDEFEFSYGLVKDLMHKPAAIPSGEPIGYYAVYHLQNGGYDFVYWTKERIDHHAQKFSQAVQKGWTSPWKTNYDAMAKKTVLKEVLKYAPKSIELQKTVEADSTIKNEISRDMSDVIDVTDYTIIEDDQPDVQEETKEPVKEKKQSIHDQTLV; encoded by the coding sequence ATGGCAACAAATGAAGCAGTCAAAAACCAATTAGCTCAAAAATCAAACGGGGTAGCAAAGAAAGCTGTCCCACCGGAACAAACATTAAACGCATTATTAAAACGCATGGGACCTGAAATCCAGCGAGCGCTTCCGAAGCATATGGATGCGGATCGAATTGCACGTATCGCTTTAACAGCAGTTCGCACGACACCGAAATTACTCGAATGTGACCAAACTTCTTTCTTAGCAGCTATTATGCAATCTGCACAACTAGGCGTTGAACCAAATACAGGATTAGGTCAGGCGTACCTGATTCCTTATGGCAAGCAAGTTCAATTCCAATTAGGGTACAAGGGTCTGATTGACTTAGCGGTCCGTAGCGGTCAATACAAAGCGATTTATGCGCATGAAGTCTATGCAGATGACGAATTCGAATTTAGCTATGGCTTAGTTAAAGACTTGATGCACAAACCAGCTGCCATTCCTTCCGGAGAACCTATCGGATACTACGCTGTTTATCACCTTCAAAATGGCGGTTACGACTTCGTGTACTGGACGAAAGAACGCATTGATCATCACGCACAGAAGTTCTCTCAAGCTGTGCAAAAAGGCTGGACGAGTCCTTGGAAAACAAATTATGATGCGATGGCTAAAAAAACCGTCTTAAAAGAAGTTCTGAAATACGCTCCGAAATCTATTGAGCTGCAGAAGACAGTAGAAGCTGATTCCACTATCAAAAATGAAATCAGTCGCGATATGAGCGATGTCATTGATGTAACGGACTATACCATTATCGAAGACGATCAGCCAGATGTGCAGGAGGAAACAAAAGAACCTGTTAAAGAAAAGAAACAAAGCATTCATGACCAAACGCTAGTTTAA
- a CDS encoding YqaJ viral recombinase family protein produces the protein MRAESLATTTDMSREQWLEARRQGIGGSDVSAIAGLNKWKSPIGVYLDKTGQSPDEDTAGEAAYWGNVMEDVVAQEFTIRTGIRVRKRNAILKHPEHEFMLANVDRLIVGKREGLECKTASEYLKGDWENEEIPAAYLLQCQHYMAVTGYQAWHIAVLIGGNKFIHKKIERDEELIEYLIGIEKDFWINHVLAEVPPVFDGSDASSELLKALYPQAEPLSEINLSNDIEQMLDAMDQLAEDIKIAEKQKKEYENQIKNIMGENEKGNTLNRVVFWKNYESNRIDSKRLKVEQPDLYKKYTNTTTARRFTVK, from the coding sequence ATGAGAGCTGAATCTTTAGCTACCACAACGGATATGAGCCGAGAACAATGGCTTGAGGCGCGTAGACAAGGTATTGGTGGCAGTGATGTTTCTGCCATTGCAGGATTAAATAAATGGAAATCTCCAATCGGTGTTTATCTCGATAAAACTGGTCAATCACCAGATGAAGATACCGCAGGCGAAGCGGCATATTGGGGCAACGTTATGGAAGACGTAGTTGCTCAAGAATTCACTATACGAACGGGCATAAGGGTTCGTAAACGGAATGCCATTTTGAAACATCCTGAACACGAATTTATGTTGGCGAACGTGGACCGGCTGATTGTCGGCAAAAGAGAGGGGTTGGAATGCAAAACGGCATCCGAATACCTCAAAGGAGACTGGGAGAACGAAGAGATTCCTGCAGCGTACTTACTTCAATGTCAACACTATATGGCGGTAACAGGGTATCAAGCGTGGCACATTGCAGTATTGATCGGTGGCAATAAATTTATTCACAAAAAAATTGAACGAGATGAAGAGTTAATCGAATACCTCATTGGTATCGAAAAAGACTTTTGGATCAATCATGTACTAGCTGAAGTGCCACCGGTATTCGACGGCTCTGACGCATCAAGTGAATTATTGAAAGCTCTCTATCCGCAAGCTGAGCCACTCAGTGAAATTAATTTATCTAACGACATTGAGCAAATGTTAGATGCGATGGATCAACTTGCCGAAGATATCAAAATAGCCGAAAAGCAGAAGAAAGAATACGAAAACCAAATCAAAAATATTATGGGCGAAAACGAAAAAGGAAACACATTAAATCGTGTTGTCTTTTGGAAAAATTACGAATCCAATCGCATCGATTCCAAACGGTTAAAAGTTGAACAGCCGGATCTGTACAAAAAATACACAAACACCACAACCGCTAGACGGTTCACGGTGAAATAG